Proteins found in one Paenibacillus sp. FSL R10-2782 genomic segment:
- a CDS encoding glycosyl hydrolase has translation MKSHSIRFWIQKVLLLLLVLLFSVSQQSFIIADAAPPVNSQASAKARQLLAYLSNVPEGTLISGQHDYLEAPDEQNNKLQQISGQYAGLHGYEFGGLANQSHAALQEQRQRVVDSAIQWSQSGGIVAITFHQALPGKPKTWKNVQTKLSQAEFNHYITPGTPQYRQLIADIDEVALSLKTLRDADVPVLWRPYHEMNGNWFWWGNKQNYAQLWNVMYDRFVNVHHLNNLLWVWSPNAPNAYSTPYSRTFPGISRVDILAADIYNNDYKYSYYTGLLKLAQGKPIGIGESNILPNANVLKNQPDWVYAMTWGKELSATNSQSTIRTFMNQNNIITRNLLNEALR, from the coding sequence ATGAAATCTCACTCAATACGCTTTTGGATACAAAAGGTGCTACTGCTGCTACTTGTTTTACTATTCAGTGTCTCTCAGCAATCGTTCATTATAGCTGATGCCGCTCCACCTGTTAATTCCCAGGCCTCTGCCAAAGCCAGGCAACTACTTGCCTACCTTTCCAATGTACCAGAGGGTACGCTAATCTCCGGACAGCATGACTACTTGGAGGCACCGGATGAACAAAATAACAAGCTGCAACAAATCAGCGGACAATATGCAGGACTCCATGGCTATGAGTTTGGAGGATTAGCCAATCAGTCCCACGCAGCCTTACAAGAGCAACGTCAGCGTGTTGTGGACAGTGCTATTCAGTGGAGCCAGTCCGGCGGAATTGTAGCTATTACCTTTCATCAAGCGTTACCAGGTAAACCCAAAACGTGGAAAAACGTGCAAACCAAGCTTAGTCAGGCTGAATTTAATCACTACATCACGCCGGGTACCCCGCAATATCGACAGCTGATTGCCGATATTGATGAGGTCGCACTTTCCCTCAAAACGTTGCGGGACGCAGATGTGCCTGTTTTGTGGAGACCCTATCATGAAATGAACGGCAACTGGTTCTGGTGGGGAAACAAACAAAATTACGCCCAGCTCTGGAATGTGATGTATGACCGATTCGTTAATGTTCACCATCTGAATAATCTGTTATGGGTATGGAGTCCGAATGCACCGAACGCATACAGCACACCATACAGTCGAACCTTTCCAGGTATAAGCAGAGTGGATATTCTCGCAGCTGATATTTATAACAATGATTACAAATACTCCTATTACACAGGACTGCTCAAGCTTGCACAAGGCAAGCCAATCGGAATTGGGGAAAGTAATATCCTACCGAACGCCAATGTGTTAAAAAACCAGCCCGACTGGGTCTATGCCATGACATGGGGAAAGGAGCTATCCGCAACCAATTCGCAATCAACGATCAGAACATTTATGAATCAGAATAATATTATCACACGGAACCTTCTCAACGAGGCCCTGCGCTGA
- a CDS encoding glycerol dehydrogenase, giving the protein MTNVVRSVTSPKKFISGQNLLSSLNDYIKDYGDRAFIICDEFILEKAQKEAGASIEAAGNQAIFEKFQYECTKEEIERNRELVRKHGSNIIIGIGGGKTLDTAKATAYYEKLPVVIFPTIASTDAPCTALAVIYKKDGSFDEYLFLPTNPDVVLADTGILAAAPARFFAAGIGDALATYFEARACYQSNGDNLVLNKPSTTGLGLARLCYDTLLENAVKAKLAVDRKVYTRAVEDTIEATIYLSGVGAESGGLAAAHAIHNGMTAVPSLHKAQHGEKVTFGLLTQLVLENAPKEELETVIKLVKDVGLPLTLRDLGVEEFVEAEWRQVAEAACASNDTMVNMPFLVSPADVYNAIIAANAIAESYQG; this is encoded by the coding sequence ATGACAAACGTTGTAAGGTCCGTCACTTCACCTAAGAAATTTATTTCTGGCCAGAATCTGCTCTCGTCGTTAAATGACTACATTAAAGATTATGGCGATAGAGCCTTTATTATTTGTGATGAGTTTATACTCGAAAAGGCGCAAAAGGAGGCTGGCGCTTCTATTGAAGCGGCTGGCAATCAGGCCATTTTCGAGAAATTCCAATATGAATGTACTAAAGAAGAAATTGAGCGTAACCGGGAATTGGTGCGCAAGCATGGCTCTAACATCATTATAGGGATCGGCGGCGGTAAAACGCTGGATACCGCTAAGGCAACGGCTTATTATGAAAAGCTGCCTGTCGTTATTTTCCCGACGATTGCTTCTACGGATGCCCCTTGTACTGCCCTCGCGGTTATCTACAAGAAAGACGGCTCCTTTGATGAATATTTGTTCCTGCCAACCAATCCCGACGTTGTACTGGCGGATACGGGCATTTTGGCAGCGGCGCCTGCACGTTTCTTTGCAGCCGGGATCGGCGATGCGCTGGCTACTTATTTTGAAGCGCGGGCTTGTTATCAGTCCAACGGGGACAACCTGGTACTGAACAAGCCTTCCACCACAGGGCTGGGACTGGCCCGTCTCTGTTATGATACGTTGCTGGAAAATGCCGTGAAGGCCAAGCTTGCGGTGGATCGTAAAGTGTATACTCGCGCGGTGGAGGATACCATTGAAGCGACAATTTATCTGAGTGGTGTTGGTGCGGAATCAGGTGGTTTGGCAGCAGCTCATGCGATTCATAATGGCATGACGGCTGTTCCTTCACTGCATAAAGCACAGCATGGCGAGAAGGTCACATTCGGTTTGCTAACTCAGCTGGTGCTGGAAAATGCACCGAAAGAGGAACTGGAAACGGTCATCAAACTGGTTAAGGACGTAGGTCTTCCATTGACGCTTCGTGATCTGGGTGTAGAGGAGTTTGTCGAGGCTGAATGGCGTCAAGTAGCCGAAGCTGCCTGTGCATCGAATGACACGATGGTCAATATGCCGTTTCTGGTCAGTCCTGCTGACGTGTACAACGCCATCATTGCGGCGAATGCGATTGCAGAATCCTATCAGGGATAG
- a CDS encoding GNAT family protein, which produces MTIENLFYGDRIKLSAVREGDAETMFKWGEDAEYLRNVDTDLALPYTLKQMESEGSPSSSEVYFRLRTLEDDVLIGFVAIHGIEWNNRIGQLAVGIGNGDYRGKGYGTEAVRLILRYAFYELNLNRVGLDVIEYNEQAIRTYEKVGFQLEGRVRSAVLRDGNSYDRIMMGMLYSEWNESAKV; this is translated from the coding sequence ATGACAATCGAAAATTTATTTTACGGGGATCGGATTAAACTATCCGCAGTCAGGGAAGGAGATGCCGAAACGATGTTCAAATGGGGAGAGGACGCGGAGTATCTGCGAAATGTGGATACGGATCTGGCACTTCCTTATACGCTGAAGCAAATGGAATCGGAAGGTTCACCCAGTTCGAGCGAAGTCTATTTCCGGTTGAGAACGTTAGAGGATGATGTCCTGATCGGATTTGTGGCCATTCACGGGATTGAGTGGAATAATCGGATCGGCCAGTTGGCGGTTGGCATTGGCAATGGGGACTACCGTGGGAAGGGCTACGGGACCGAAGCGGTGCGTCTCATTCTTCGTTATGCTTTTTACGAATTAAATTTGAATCGGGTCGGTCTGGATGTTATTGAGTACAATGAACAGGCTATTCGGACCTACGAAAAGGTGGGTTTCCAGCTTGAGGGCAGAGTTCGTTCGGCTGTTCTTCGTGATGGCAACAGTTATGACCGTATTATGATGGGGATGCTGTATTCCGAATGGAATGAAAGCGCTAAAGTTTGA
- a CDS encoding ketoacyl-ACP synthase III, whose translation MSHIRIKALGVYHPPHSVDNEYYIRHFDEQGKDIRRFMEHMGRKKRYIIDHPDENGLTMGIAAAKKALDQAQMTGRDVDMIVFSTQVPESLFPMNALFIHQAIEARHDVVVMDSNANCAGMTVAVDQASRAMLANPDVRTALIIGSDYNSLISGPEDEITYANYGDAACAAILERTEEDTGFIDSMYFTDPVNIDKILYPAQGLAATLQRNAPGKYIQWLPFDANMALPPTFDLLKRILKKNGLAPQDVRAYCLSQFSLANVLKIQAHLELEDAQMIYVGDRYGYTGTSSPFIALYEGIESGHIRRGDYVLFWTIGAGYQLVAMLYKY comes from the coding sequence ATGAGCCATATTAGAATAAAGGCATTGGGTGTGTATCATCCGCCTCATTCGGTGGATAACGAATATTATATTCGTCATTTTGACGAACAGGGCAAAGATATTCGGCGCTTCATGGAACATATGGGCAGGAAAAAGCGTTACATTATTGATCACCCGGACGAGAATGGCTTGACGATGGGGATCGCGGCTGCCAAGAAAGCGCTGGATCAAGCTCAAATGACAGGCCGTGATGTGGACATGATCGTGTTTTCCACCCAAGTCCCAGAGTCGCTGTTTCCAATGAATGCCTTGTTTATTCATCAAGCGATTGAGGCCAGGCATGACGTGGTTGTCATGGATTCTAACGCGAATTGTGCAGGCATGACGGTGGCTGTTGATCAAGCTAGTCGAGCGATGCTGGCCAATCCCGATGTGCGCACGGCGCTTATTATCGGTTCGGATTATAACTCGCTCATTTCCGGCCCCGAGGATGAAATTACGTATGCTAACTATGGAGATGCTGCGTGTGCGGCTATTTTGGAGCGTACAGAAGAGGATACCGGCTTTATAGATTCCATGTATTTTACCGACCCGGTCAATATAGATAAAATTTTGTATCCGGCTCAGGGATTAGCGGCAACACTGCAAAGGAATGCACCCGGAAAATATATTCAGTGGCTCCCGTTCGATGCCAATATGGCATTGCCCCCCACATTTGATCTGCTCAAGAGAATTTTGAAGAAGAACGGACTGGCGCCTCAGGATGTACGGGCTTATTGCCTGTCCCAGTTTTCATTGGCGAATGTGCTGAAAATACAGGCTCATTTGGAGCTGGAGGACGCCCAAATGATCTATGTGGGTGACCGTTATGGTTATACGGGCACCAGTAGCCCGTTCATTGCCTTGTATGAAGGCATTGAATCCGGTCACATCCGGCGCGGTGATTATGTGCTGTTCTGGACAATTGGAGCTGGATATCAGTTGGTTGCTATGCTGTATAAATATTAA
- a CDS encoding cell wall hydrolase → MKKCSTLILSCACMLGIVLPVEPAQAQSSTLSKGTQSEQVLELQQQLHSLGYFKAGFTGYYGSLTSKAVARFQRDYGLTPDGVAGAATQAKLDSFGEVRLTALDQLARIIYAEARGESFQGQVAVGAVVLNRVQSNEFPSSIPDVILQPGQFTAVQDGQYRLKPNKTAYRAARQALNGADPTNGSLFYYNPAIATAKWSKSRPAVISLGRHTFTN, encoded by the coding sequence ATGAAAAAATGTTCTACGTTGATCCTGTCCTGCGCATGTATGCTGGGCATTGTGCTGCCAGTTGAGCCAGCACAAGCACAATCATCAACGCTGTCGAAAGGTACTCAGAGTGAGCAGGTGCTGGAGCTTCAGCAGCAGCTTCACTCGCTTGGTTATTTTAAAGCCGGTTTTACTGGGTATTATGGCTCTTTGACCAGTAAAGCGGTTGCCCGTTTCCAACGGGACTACGGTCTTACGCCCGACGGTGTAGCCGGAGCGGCAACGCAAGCCAAGCTGGATTCCTTTGGGGAGGTGCGTTTAACCGCCCTGGACCAGCTGGCTCGGATTATTTATGCTGAGGCACGCGGGGAATCTTTTCAAGGGCAGGTAGCCGTGGGGGCGGTCGTATTAAACCGTGTGCAGTCCAATGAATTTCCAAGCTCGATTCCGGACGTTATTTTGCAGCCAGGCCAGTTCACCGCTGTACAGGATGGTCAATACCGCCTGAAACCGAACAAGACCGCGTATCGTGCGGCGAGACAGGCTCTTAATGGTGCAGATCCGACGAACGGGTCCCTGTTTTATTACAATCCGGCCATTGCTACAGCCAAGTGGAGCAAGAGCCGTCCGGCTGTCATTTCACTCGGCCGCCATACGTTTACAAATTAA